acacattttagttttatctGTGCACACTTACTTTAGCTGTTTAAAGACTTACTTTAGctgtttaaacacattttagttttatctaTGTACACTTACTTTAGCTGTTTAAAGACTTACTTTAGctgttaaaacacattttagttttatctaTGTACACTTACTTTAGctgtttaaagacattttagttttatctaTGTACACTTTAGCTGTTTAAAGACTTACTTTAGctgtttaaacacattttagttttatctaTGCACACTTACTTTAGCTGTTTAAAGACTTACTTTAGctgtttaaacacattttagttttatctaTGCACACTTACTTTAGctgttaaaacacattttagttttatctaTGCACACTTACTTTAGCTGTTTAAAGACTTACTTTAGctgtttaaacacattttagttttatctaTGTACACTTACTTTAGctgtttaaacacattttagttttatctaTGTACACTTACTTTAGCTGTTTAAAGACTTACTTTAGCTGTTAAaagacattttagttttatctaTGTACACTTACTTTAGCTGTTTAAAGACTTACTTTAGCTGTTAAaagacattttagttttatctaTGTACACTTACTTTAGCTGTTTAAAGACTTACTTTAGctgttaaaacacattttagttttatctaTGTACACTTACTTTAGctgtttaaacacattttagttttatctaTGTACACTTACTTTAGCTGTTTAAAGACTTACTTTAGctgttaaaacacattttagttttatctaTGTACACTTACTTTAGCTGTTTAAAGATTTACTTTAGCTGTTAAaagacattttagttttatctaTGTACACTTACTTTAGCTGTTTAAAGACTTACTTTAGctgttaaaacacattttagttttatctaTGTACACTTACTTTAGCTGTTTAAAGACTTACTTTAGctgttaaaacacattttagttttatctaTGTACACTTACTTTAGCTGTTTAAAGACTTACTTTAGCTGTTAAaagacattttagttttatctaTGTACACTTACTTTAGCTGTTTAAAGACTTACTTTAGCTGTTAAaagacattttagttttatctaTGTACACTTACTTTAGCTGTTTAAAGACTTACTTTAGctgttaaaacacattttagttttatctaTGTACACTTACTTTAGCTGTTTAAAGACTTACTTTAGctgttaaaacacattttagttttatctaTGTACACTTACTTTAGCTGTTTAAAGACTTACTTTAGCTGTTAAaagacattttagttttatctaTGTACACTTACTTTAGCTGTTTAAAGACTTACTTTAGctgttaaaacacattttagttttatctaTGTACACTTACTTTAGCTGTTTAAAGACTTACTTTAGctgttaaaacacattttagttttatctaTGTACACTTACTTTAGCTGTTTAAAGACTTACTTTAGCTGTTAAaagacattttagttttatctaTGTACACTTACTTTAGCTGTTTAAAGACTTACTTTAGCTGTTAAaagacattttagttttatctaTGTACACTTACTTTAGCTGTTTAAAGACTTACTTTAGCTGTTAAaagacattttagttttatctaTGTACACTTACTTTAGCTGTTTAAAGACTTACTTTAGCTGTTAAaagacattttagttttatctaTGTACACTTACTTTAGCTGTTTAAAGACTTACTTTAGctgtttaaacacattttagttttatctaTGTACACTTACTTTAGctgtttaaacacattttagttttatctaTGCACACTTACTTTAGctgtttaaacacattttagttttatctaTGTACACTTACTTTAGCTGTTTAAAGACTTACTTTAGctgtttaaacacattttagttttatctaTGTACACTTACTTTAGctgtttaaacacattttagttttatctaTGCACACTTACTTTAGctgtttaaacacattttagttttatctaTGATCACTTACTTTAGctgtttaaacacattttagatTTATCTATGTACACTTACTTTAGctgtttaaacacattttagttttatctaTGCACACTTACTTTAGctgtttaaacacattttagttttatctaTGATCACTTACTTTAGctgtttaaacacattttagatTTATCTATGTACACTTATACCTGTAAATGTTTGGAGTGTAATTAAGGAttgattgtaattattttttggttcatacaagtatgaacaaaaaacaacaactatgtACACACTGTATGCCTTTTTATAGTGTACTGTTAAATTGTATTTGTAACCACAGTTTGACCAGTCATTAGCATAAAGTGTGTAGATGGAAAGAAAATGCAATTATTGTCATTTGAGAaaaatgatacatgtacttgaacatatatacatgaagagtttaggcgcaaaacgcgatatatccatttttcattttcagtaaaagtgattttttaaattggcgtatatcgcattttgatataaaaaaacccagcaggcctacgattagcccttactgacatacaataatggctttaactaaaaactagaaagaaaatggtttatatcgcgttttgtgCCTGAACTCTTCACATTTAGCTCCATaggtacatataaatgtattattcaaAAGTAGGGCACACAGTTTCACACAGACCTAACCATTGAAGAAACTtaaggggagtgattaattgctcccctaacttagattatggggagcaaATGACCACATTAAACACTGAAATTTTGATCTTTTTTAGAAAGAAAGTTACATGCTAAGGGGAGTTAAAAATTACTCTCATTGAACTAGATTCAGTCTGAATGATggggagcgagagtgatagctccctttAAGTAGCGATGTCTGTTGTTTTGCTGCATCAATGGCAAAACATGATGTTATATAAAAGTCAAATGTAATAAACTAGTAAATGTAAATGGTTAATTTGTTGCCTTTTTCAGATGGCAACTTGTACTTTTTGAAACCGTAGCTGATCTATAGGCAACATTTTATAGAATATATAGAATAAAATTAGCATTTTACAGTGTATAGGTACTTGTATGAACTGAATATTATCAGTTAAGTATGTAGTAtgtatttttagaaataaagaTGAAATTACAGAAGACCGTTTGCAGCAAGGACGAATGCTGATAATTGGTGGTCCGCAGGATAAATTCACTGCTTCTGAGGTATGGTAGATaatgtatcatttatttattcactttGTCATGGAGATTATATGTTATGGTTTTTCATGGAGCAAATAGTGCtctaaatgttaattataaGACGGTGAAAACTGTCAAAACCGGACTTTGTAACCGTAAATTCCCTTAAAAAGAGATGTTTTTACTGTGGTCCCTGTTTTAAAATCAGAACAATAAATAACCTGTTTAAACCTGATACCCATAAGAAACAGACTtgttacttggtcccatggatgtcTGGTTTAAAGGGTTTCATTGggatttgttatttgttttgtttttcaacagTAGAAAGCAGAAATGAATgtgatgatattttgtttttcagtttgaAGCCATAAAGAGGTACATCGAATCGGGTGGGAGTGTTATGGTGTTGATCGGAGAAGGCGGTGAAACCAGGTTCAACACAAACATCAACTTTCTTCTCGAGGAGTTTGGTGTGTTTGTCAATAGTGGTAGGTGCAGGGCAGCTTGTTAATTCTGAGTTCACCATAAGGTAGGTAAACCGCTCGcgtgatgcacggtcgatctggcatcgatccctgtcggtggctccattgggatatttttcattccagccagtgcaccatgattggtatatcaaaagcctggtatgtgctatcccttctatgggatggtgcatatcaaagatccctcacaattaatgggaaaatgtagccgatgattaataaatcaatgtgctctagtggttttgttaaacaaaacaaatgtttatttttattttcttgaaTGAATTGGTCGAGTTAACTTTATTTATCCTTAGTATGACTAGTATTACATTATGAAAtttgtgctatgtgctatcctttgtgattaaaaacaaaaagtacagAAAAGTTAATGTAAGCAAATTCTTCATGTGAAATGATTGGTTTTGTAGATGCTGTTGTGAGAACcgcctattacaaatattttcacCCCAAAGAGGCGTTGATAGCAAATGGAGTTTTAAACCGGGCCATCAGCCAGGCTGCGGGTAAAGGCATAACTTACGGTGGAGACGACGACACTAACAATGCACAGTAAGACATAGCTGTAGAATTTGTAAATTCTTGTAAACTAAACATTATTTGCTGTCTGTTAACTATGGTCAGTGCTGTAAATTgaagttatttttatatgtatattcagctttaaattgttttaatgttaaattgcatattacttgtaatttaatttgttgaTGTTATAGACTTATCTGCAAGCAAGTACAATGTCATACCATTGCAAGATTGACAGTAGCTTCCTTTGTGTTAGGCTTGAGTACTGTTGAATGTCTCTTATTAAATTCAGTCAGATGGTTATTAAAATATCCAATTTTGGATTCATgcttgggttttgtttgtttactgttCACCCATTTGTTTactccattcattcattcattcattcattcattcattcatcccatCCAttcttcatccattcatccatccatgcattcaaTCATGTATACATTCATAATTCATGTATAaacttgtgtttttgttgtagaGCATTGAGTTTCTTATATCCGTATGGCGCCACACTGAATGTAATGAAGCCGTCATCAGCTGTGTTATCGACGGGCAGCGTGTGTTTCCCACTCAACAGACCAGTCTGTGCTTTCTACACCTCAAAGGTTCGTTAGAGTTACCAGATTCTGTTTACAGGTGTGAGAGATTAATGTAACATTTTGCTAGCAAGTGCTCAGAAATTTGTATCTGCTTTTCTCATTTAATCAAAGTTTTCGAAAAGAGATTTGGATGCACATACCCTGTGAACACATTTGGTATACCAGCCTTCACCAGGAAATGTGAGTTATCActcctccacactcacctgAAAGTGTTTAGGAGAGCGGCATATTCATTGCCTTTTAGTAAAAATTTgagtacattttattaaaagctTCATTGATTGGTCACCGAGCACCATTTCTACAGCTTGCCTTGAATGTGCTCATGGTGAAGACTGTATACAGTAACAACTTATCATCTTATAGGGCATATATTTCGTTATGATCTTCATGCTCTTTGTATGTCGGTTGCGCAACTTTAAATTCAAGCGAACTGTCTGACTAACAAAATCTTTATAACATATATGACAGGGTTACCAGCATGTGTAAATTAGATTGCAGGAATTTTAGAAATTTGGACGAGAAGATCTTTGTAGATCACTGTtgcaaattaatgtttttaccGTCTTGTTCACTTGGATCTGTGGTTATCATTAGTGTGTAAACCACATAaccttattataattattaattctaTAATTTACATTAATTCGAAATAGAATAATGACTTCTTTTATAAGTGTAGCTTCTgacaaatgtcaaaattatatccatatagtttgtgttttttcccaataatagtaattaatacTTTGAATGACTGATACACATGTAGTGGGTTTAATAAATTTAGATGCTTATTTTGTCGTATTTAGtgttttacatataattttttcaGCAGTCGAATCAGGGTAAGATTGCTGTGCTTGGATCCGCTCACATGTTCAGTGACCAATATCTGGAGAAGGAAGAAAATAGCAAAATACTGGTACGATTGGCTCAACTttactaacaaatgttttattacatttttgtaaCACAATAAATGTTTGGTAAACACTGACAGATATTTGCTGAATTTTTAGTCACTGAAATGGACTAGTGTATTGctgcagaattaaaaaaacaatttaaaattttatttattgttttttttttaatgaaagtaaaacatttgtCTAAAGCACTATTGTGACTTGTTGCTTTGATAACATGATTTACCTTTATTAATCTGCGTCTGTTCTGTGCAAGAAATTCAGATTATATGTAGAAAGATTACCACTTGATACTAATATAAccagtaatgtttttttatgaaattggaggggaggggaaggggaacCCAGAAATTGGAAAAATCTTAAAtggaactttttaaaattagaaaTGGAATAGTACTCCTTCTACATATCCCACATTTGTACATTATTTTTAgcatattaactttaatttggtaattgtaatttaacattaattcagtttaacaatatttgaatGTTAATACGTCTGTAGATTTCCCTTGTATGAGTTTGTACAAATATATGTATGATGATAAAAACCTCTcagattgttgttgtttcaggaTGTTTTAATAAGATATCTAACAACAGATGAAATCAAGTTGAATAATATTGATGCAGAAGATCCTGAGGTAATGGGCCAAATTTTATcatcataaatgtatgtagttacatgcatgaGAGaaataaacaggctttgtaaatttggctcaATATGATAAAAATTATGACACCAATAATCTATGGATAACCCTATTTATGTTCCTGTCTGAAgcacaatatacaatatacatacacatatacagggAAACTcatctaaaccggacacccttggaaccaagtaaaaagttCTCTTTTAGAGGTATCCGGTTATAAGAGGTTTTCTTTTCTACAGATATTTTAAAAGGGACTGTGAAAAACGTcttgttttgagggaattccggtttacagagggtccagttttgagaggttttactgtacatataaaagagcctCTACCAAAAAGGAAATAATTTGCTTGAGCAAACACTGAATGGATTTGGATACAATGACACATTGTTGTGTTGTCTCACTTGGTACCATTAAAATAACTGGGATATTTACATCAAGTTATTTTCCTGATTTGAAGTAACTAGTCACAATTAATAATTGTTTAagacaaaagtaaaaaaacaaatgcataGTGACTCAGCCTGTTATGATGTTTGGTAAGAATAACAATCTTTGTTAAATAACTAGTAGTAGTTATGTTTCAGAGAGGGCAGGAAATGGAATATTCACTTATACTCgttattgtaaataatgttttgtgttggtACTCTGGTTACAGAAATGGTTACTAGATTTTCCTTTTCGTCAATAAGTTTTAAACTGTTAATGCGAAGTTCCACCTGTCATGCTCCAGAAAATAAAaggatattttgtttaatgacaccactagagcacattgatttattaatcattgggtaatagatgtcaaacatttggctattctgacatattttttagaagaaacccactacatttttccattagtatcatgggatcttttatcttCACTTTCCTAtggacatgacagcacataccacaacctttggtatACTAGTTATGACATGGTAGGAACGGGAGAAAAAAACCAGGGGTTGGTTCTACTGAGTTGATTTAATCCTACAACCCaatcacctcaggcgagcactaccattaagctagatcccacccctagCGGAGTGCGTGAA
The sequence above is drawn from the Gigantopelta aegis isolate Gae_Host chromosome 6, Gae_host_genome, whole genome shotgun sequence genome and encodes:
- the LOC121374952 gene encoding intraflagellar transport protein 52 homolog isoform X4 translates to MLIIGGPQDKFTASEFEAIKRYIESGGSVMVLIGEGGETRFNTNINFLLEEFGVFVNSDAVVRTAYYKYFHPKEALIANGVLNRAISQAAGKGITYGGDDDTNNAQALSFLYPYGATLNVMKPSSAVLSTGSVCFPLNRPVCAFYTSKQSNQGKIAVLGSAHMFSDQYLEKEENSKILDVLIRYLTTDEIKLNNIDAEDPEIGDYNQLPDIAKLAEDLKTCLQESDDIPRDITTLFDNSLFKLDTSLVPKAIKAFEQLGVKHEGLTLITPQFETPLPPLQPAVFPPNFKELDPPSLELFDLDEQFSSEKVRIAQITNKCTDEDLEYYVRECGDILAVTSKLPQDSRDAKHILEYIFAQVVEFKKLNQEQDYDTTQFGGGDTFP